Proteins co-encoded in one Methanosarcinales archaeon Met12 genomic window:
- a CDS encoding 50S ribosomal protein L24e, translating to METKKCSFCRNPIEIGTGKMFVKRDGSVYYFCSSKCENNMSLGRAPRKTKWTKSK from the coding sequence ATGGAAACAAAGAAGTGTTCATTCTGCAGAAATCCAATCGAAATAGGAACTGGCAAAATGTTCGTAAAAAGAGATGGAAGCGTTTACTATTTTTGCTCATCTAAATGCGAGAATAATATGAGCCTGGGGAGAGCCCCAAGAAAGACTAAATGGACCAAATCAAAGTGA
- the ndk gene encoding nucleoside-diphosphate kinase, with amino-acid sequence MERTFLMIKPDGIQRGLAGEVISRIERRGLNIIALKMVQVEHKTAKRHYAEHADKPFFGSLVDFIMSGPSIAMVIEGRNAISVTRNMVGATDPSKAAAGTIRGDFALDITQNIIHASDSPESADREIAIYFDDEIVSKSLNSP; translated from the coding sequence ATGGAGCGCACGTTTTTAATGATCAAACCAGACGGAATTCAGCGTGGCTTAGCTGGAGAGGTCATCTCTCGCATTGAACGACGTGGTCTGAATATCATCGCACTGAAGATGGTTCAGGTGGAGCATAAAACTGCAAAACGACATTATGCCGAACATGCGGATAAACCGTTCTTCGGTTCACTGGTCGATTTTATCATGTCAGGGCCGAGCATTGCAATGGTCATTGAGGGCAGGAATGCCATATCTGTGACGCGAAACATGGTGGGTGCGACAGACCCTTCAAAAGCCGCCGCAGGCACAATTCGTGGCGATTTTGCACTCGACATTACACAAAACATAATCCATGCATCCGACTCTCCCGAGTCGGCAGATAGAGAAATAGCCATCTATTTTGATGATGAGATTGTAAGCAAGTCTTTAAATTCACCATAA
- a CDS encoding type II toxin-antitoxin system RelE/ParE family toxin, whose translation MLRMSYSVFLHPDVERYMDSLSERERKRCYQSLKRLPEDPFKPRSGCDIRKMAGKKPFYRLRVGNHRFVYVVKEREILVEEAFKREKEY comes from the coding sequence ATGCTTAGAATGAGTTATTCTGTTTTCCTGCATCCGGATGTAGAGAGATACATGGATTCGCTCTCTGAAAGGGAGAGAAAAAGATGTTATCAATCTCTGAAAAGATTGCCCGAAGATCCATTCAAACCAAGATCAGGTTGCGACATACGAAAAATGGCAGGGAAAAAGCCTTTTTATAGACTACGCGTTGGAAATCATAGATTTGTGTATGTCGTAAAAGAAAGAGAAATACTCGTTGAAGAAGCGTTCAAAAGAGAGAAAGAATATTAA
- a CDS encoding ribbon-helix-helix protein, CopG family, with protein sequence MRITEGQYDELEELVYRGEYTSKAEIIRELLREKFDAFSIYLHKKAEKDREKHTSLEEYGKSRCLE encoded by the coding sequence GTGAGAATCACAGAAGGCCAATATGATGAGTTAGAGGAACTCGTGTATAGGGGAGAATATACTTCTAAAGCCGAGATTATAAGAGAACTTTTACGAGAGAAATTTGACGCCTTCTCTATATACCTCCATAAAAAAGCAGAAAAGGACCGAGAAAAGCACACCTCCCTTGAAGAATACGGCAAGAGTCGATGCTTAGAATGA
- the infB gene encoding translation initiation factor IF-2 yields MKSRKELRTPIVCVMGHVDHGKTSLLDKIRGTSLAELEAGAITQHIGATEVPLSYIKKICGPIKEGDFKVPGLLFIDTPGHHAFTTLRSRGGALADIAVVVVDVNEGFLPQTIEALKILRQFKTPFVLAANKIDRIHGWYPHKNEPFMDTYKRQSERATQMLDVVIYRLIEQLHKEGFSSDRYDRIRDFRTNVGVIPISAKTGEGLPDLLTLLIGLAQRFLENDLQLRRHDAGVGTVLEVKEEKGLGTTLDAILYDGELKIGDTIIIGSKEKPIVTRVRALLRPRPLSEIRSEERFLRVTNVTAASGIKITAPDLEKALAGSPLYVAKDEKDIPRIMNEVQSELDRVTIQTDEVGVILKADTIGSLEAMINELRNNKIPIHKAKIGNISKRDIIGAATTNDPYLAVVIGFCVGILSDAKEEASKTNVRVFQNNVIYQLIEDYNEWVKHERSIYEKERLETIVTPGRFRLLPDCTFRQSKPAVVGVKVVGGVVKPGVDVIREDGIRVGVVKGIQEHGENTGEVNIGKEAAFSIEGPTVGRQINEGDMLYVDIPEKHAKILEQELCDTLSEDEAETLRAFLDIKRKKDLLWAK; encoded by the coding sequence ATGAAAAGCCGAAAAGAATTGCGGACGCCCATCGTGTGCGTGATGGGGCATGTAGACCATGGCAAGACATCATTACTTGACAAGATACGTGGGACGTCACTAGCAGAACTTGAGGCAGGCGCCATTACCCAACACATCGGGGCTACTGAGGTACCACTGAGTTATATAAAAAAGATATGCGGTCCCATTAAGGAAGGTGATTTTAAAGTTCCAGGACTGCTTTTTATCGATACTCCTGGACATCATGCATTTACAACGCTACGAAGCAGGGGTGGAGCACTTGCAGATATAGCAGTAGTAGTTGTCGATGTTAACGAGGGTTTTCTGCCACAAACAATAGAGGCGCTGAAAATCCTGCGTCAATTCAAAACTCCTTTTGTGCTTGCAGCCAACAAGATCGATCGAATTCATGGGTGGTATCCACATAAAAACGAGCCTTTTATGGACACATACAAACGGCAAAGCGAGCGAGCGACGCAGATGCTCGACGTGGTCATCTATAGGTTAATCGAGCAGTTACACAAAGAAGGATTTAGCTCAGACAGGTACGACAGGATCCGTGATTTTAGAACAAACGTCGGGGTGATTCCGATTAGTGCCAAGACAGGGGAGGGGCTTCCTGACCTCCTGACGCTCTTAATCGGTCTTGCACAGCGATTTCTCGAGAACGACTTGCAACTTCGGCGCCATGATGCAGGTGTCGGAACGGTATTAGAAGTCAAGGAGGAAAAGGGATTGGGCACAACCCTTGATGCCATATTGTACGATGGCGAGTTAAAGATAGGAGACACAATCATAATCGGTAGTAAAGAGAAGCCGATTGTGACAAGGGTGCGTGCATTATTGAGACCGCGCCCCCTTAGCGAGATACGTTCAGAAGAACGGTTCCTCCGTGTCACCAATGTGACAGCTGCCTCAGGAATAAAGATAACTGCACCTGACCTCGAAAAGGCACTTGCCGGCTCACCGCTTTATGTAGCCAAGGACGAAAAAGACATACCACGTATTATGAACGAGGTCCAATCCGAGTTGGATAGAGTGACGATCCAAACCGATGAAGTCGGCGTGATTCTCAAAGCAGATACGATTGGATCACTGGAAGCCATGATAAATGAACTAAGAAACAACAAAATCCCAATACATAAGGCCAAAATAGGGAACATATCCAAACGAGATATCATTGGGGCGGCTACCACAAATGACCCCTATTTAGCAGTTGTAATCGGATTCTGTGTTGGTATATTATCAGATGCAAAAGAGGAAGCATCAAAAACCAACGTTCGAGTATTTCAAAACAACGTGATATATCAGTTGATCGAGGATTATAACGAATGGGTTAAACATGAGCGGTCGATATATGAGAAAGAACGGCTGGAAACTATTGTCACGCCCGGCAGGTTTCGATTGCTGCCTGACTGCACATTCAGACAGAGTAAACCAGCGGTCGTTGGTGTTAAGGTCGTTGGAGGTGTGGTCAAGCCCGGAGTCGACGTGATTAGAGAGGATGGGATACGGGTCGGCGTCGTCAAGGGAATCCAGGAGCACGGAGAGAATACTGGAGAGGTCAACATCGGAAAAGAAGCCGCTTTTTCGATTGAAGGTCCTACGGTCGGTCGACAGATTAATGAGGGAGATATGCTCTATGTAGATATCCCTGAAAAACATGCGAAGATTCTTGAACAAGAACTATGTGATACATTATCAGAAGACGAAGCTGAAACGCTAAGGGCGTTTCTGGATATAAAACGCAAAAAAGACCTGTTATGGGCTAAATAA
- a CDS encoding 30S ribosomal protein S6e produces the protein MVEYRVVISDPKSGKAYQIEISGASANKFIGKSIGDMVDDETLGLPGYKLQIVGGTDNGGFAMRKDLPGGQRRKILISEGTGCHPKEKGQRGRKTVHGRDITADISQINVVVTKHGSKPIEDLIGKSKGEKDE, from the coding sequence ATGGTAGAATATAGAGTAGTCATATCAGATCCCAAAAGTGGGAAGGCATATCAAATAGAGATTTCTGGCGCGAGTGCAAATAAATTCATAGGCAAATCAATCGGCGATATGGTCGATGATGAAACGCTTGGGTTGCCAGGATACAAATTGCAGATTGTCGGTGGAACGGACAATGGCGGATTTGCAATGAGAAAAGATCTGCCAGGTGGACAGAGACGGAAGATTCTGATATCCGAGGGTACTGGCTGTCACCCAAAAGAAAAGGGGCAGAGAGGACGAAAAACCGTGCACGGTCGAGATATCACGGCAGATATATCTCAGATAAACGTCGTCGTCACCAAACATGGGAGCAAGCCGATAGAAGATTTGATAGGGAAAAGTAAAGGCGAAAAAGACGAATAA
- the tpiA gene encoding triose-phosphate isomerase, producing the protein MKTPIIIVNFKTYLEATGKNALKMGKIIRELRDETGVEIIAVPQFSDIYQVASIGAPVFAQHIDAIVPGSHTGHVLPEAVREAGAIGTLINHSERQLELPEIEAAINAARRAGLITVVCANDIAKASAVAALKPDFVAVEPPELIGSGIPVSKANPEIVSGTVKAVRDIAPDVGVLCGAGISKGEDVRVALDLGAKGVLLASGVVKAADPKKALAQLVDGV; encoded by the coding sequence ATGAAAACCCCAATAATAATCGTAAACTTCAAAACGTACTTGGAGGCTACTGGCAAAAATGCCCTGAAGATGGGAAAAATTATCAGGGAGCTAAGGGACGAAACCGGTGTGGAAATAATAGCAGTTCCACAATTTTCAGATATTTACCAGGTTGCGAGCATAGGCGCCCCCGTATTTGCGCAGCATATCGATGCGATTGTACCTGGAAGCCATACCGGTCATGTACTGCCGGAGGCGGTAAGGGAAGCAGGAGCGATTGGAACGCTCATCAATCATTCAGAGAGGCAGCTGGAGTTGCCCGAAATAGAAGCTGCCATCAATGCAGCGAGAAGAGCAGGGCTTATCACCGTCGTTTGCGCAAATGACATAGCGAAAGCATCGGCCGTAGCTGCACTCAAGCCGGATTTCGTGGCTGTGGAGCCGCCTGAACTGATAGGCTCGGGCATTCCCGTATCCAAGGCAAATCCAGAGATAGTAAGCGGGACCGTCAAGGCTGTTCGGGACATAGCGCCAGACGTGGGCGTTTTATGCGGTGCTGGAATATCAAAGGGCGAGGATGTTAGGGTAGCACTTGACTTAGGTGCAAAAGGCGTGCTGCTGGCATCTGGTGTTGTTAAAGCGGCAGACCCGAAAAAAGCATTAGCCCAGTTGGTGGATGGAGTATGA
- a CDS encoding bifunctional 5,6,7,8-tetrahydromethanopterin hydro-lyase/3-hexulose-6-phosphate synthase: MTDNGFLVGEALVGEEPEIAHIDLMIGSKNGAMGQAFANSLAQPRQGHTPILAVIRPNLPVKPATLIVPKVTIRNLEDAEKTFGPAQSAIAKAVADAVEEGIIPKEAVEEIAIIVSVFIHPRGKDYQRIYRYNYGATKLAIRRAIEKFPDIDKVLEEKDKAMHAMIGFRINNLKNPPYLEVAFDIPDWRRVEGIIRALPRTDAIIIEAGTPLIKRYGVEVVQKIHQLRPESVVVADLKTLDTGNLEARMAGDATADVIGFSGLAPLKTMEKFIAECKKVGALSLMDTLNVSDPVAVLKKLKEKPDIVELHRAIDVERVEEAQWGNIKEIKKACNNKVLVAVAGGIRADKVEDALKSGADILVVGRAITSAKDVTGAARAFLQKMGIEEVDQFRVMTDF, translated from the coding sequence ATGACTGACAACGGATTTCTAGTGGGAGAGGCTCTTGTTGGAGAGGAGCCAGAAATCGCTCATATAGACCTAATGATTGGCAGCAAAAATGGTGCAATGGGTCAGGCGTTTGCCAATTCATTGGCCCAGCCCAGACAGGGGCACACGCCTATTCTGGCGGTGATAAGGCCCAATCTGCCTGTCAAACCAGCGACGCTAATAGTGCCTAAGGTAACCATAAGAAATCTGGAAGACGCCGAGAAGACGTTTGGGCCAGCCCAGAGCGCTATAGCAAAAGCAGTTGCCGACGCGGTAGAGGAGGGAATCATACCCAAGGAAGCAGTTGAAGAAATAGCGATTATAGTCTCTGTGTTCATCCACCCCAGGGGAAAGGACTACCAGAGGATTTATAGATATAACTATGGGGCCACTAAGCTTGCGATAAGACGTGCTATAGAAAAGTTCCCGGATATAGATAAAGTTTTAGAGGAGAAGGATAAAGCTATGCATGCAATGATAGGATTTAGGATAAATAACTTGAAGAACCCTCCCTATTTGGAGGTTGCCTTCGACATACCGGATTGGAGGAGGGTTGAGGGCATCATTAGAGCCCTACCGAGGACCGACGCCATAATAATTGAGGCAGGGACGCCGTTGATAAAAAGATACGGCGTAGAGGTTGTGCAGAAGATACACCAGCTAAGGCCAGAATCCGTTGTCGTCGCTGACTTGAAGACCCTGGACACGGGAAATCTGGAGGCGAGGATGGCTGGAGACGCCACCGCTGACGTGATAGGATTCTCAGGTCTCGCTCCATTGAAAACCATGGAGAAGTTCATAGCGGAGTGCAAGAAGGTTGGAGCCCTGTCTCTCATGGACACCCTCAACGTGTCCGACCCAGTAGCGGTCCTTAAAAAATTGAAGGAAAAGCCAGATATCGTGGAGCTCCACAGGGCGATAGATGTTGAGCGAGTGGAAGAGGCCCAGTGGGGGAACATTAAGGAAATCAAAAAGGCATGTAACAACAAAGTCTTGGTTGCAGTAGCTGGAGGGATAAGGGCAGACAAAGTGGAAGATGCCTTGAAATCAGGTGCTGATATCCTGGTGGTTGGAAGGGCTATTACATCTGCGAAGGACGTGACCGGTGCTGCGAGGGCATTCCTTCAGAAGATGGGAATAGAAGAGGTCGACCAGTTCAGGGTGATGACGGATTTCTAA
- a CDS encoding class I SAM-dependent methyltransferase, producing the protein MTATKRTYERLAILYDLDDAMCFGLKQMWRKKIINDLNVEKGQFILDIATGTGRAAKILSKRAEHAQIVAIDFSKNMLSIARIRNRNRDNITFILCDAAHLPFKDEIFDVASCMCGMDTVDDPEGVMSEATRVLKKRKRFGMMYFREPKGRVKHLFAPLMKFYDLVWKTGYVDLSTIIADQPLTIVKNRDLILADALVVEKC; encoded by the coding sequence ATGACGGCAACTAAAAGAACATACGAGCGACTGGCCATTCTGTATGACCTTGATGATGCGATGTGTTTTGGACTGAAACAAATGTGGCGCAAGAAAATCATAAATGACTTAAACGTCGAAAAAGGGCAATTCATCCTGGACATCGCAACAGGAACGGGCAGGGCAGCGAAAATACTTTCAAAGCGAGCAGAACATGCACAGATAGTCGCCATCGATTTCTCCAAAAACATGCTGAGTATTGCGCGGATCCGAAACAGGAACAGAGACAATATCACCTTTATATTATGTGATGCGGCCCATCTACCGTTCAAGGATGAGATATTCGATGTAGCGAGCTGTATGTGCGGAATGGATACGGTCGACGACCCGGAGGGCGTGATGTCAGAGGCAACGCGAGTTTTGAAGAAGAGGAAACGATTCGGGATGATGTATTTTAGAGAACCCAAAGGACGGGTCAAACACCTATTTGCGCCCCTTATGAAGTTTTACGATTTGGTCTGGAAGACAGGATACGTTGACTTATCAACGATTATTGCAGACCAGCCCTTGACGATAGTTAAAAACCGTGACTTAATACTGGCTGATGCACTGGTAGTAGAGAAGTGTTGA
- a CDS encoding transcriptional regulator protein — MRELIVPGLDEKDEEFANILIDTGLKRNVAKTLVYLANVDEATSRHIEMGADLRQPEVSIAMRKLMEENWVDVRDIKKKGKGRPLKCYKLAFSIQDIISNIENLKQMQAENDLKNIRKLQELSVRFTQNKP, encoded by the coding sequence GTGAGAGAATTAATTGTGCCAGGGTTAGATGAAAAAGATGAGGAGTTTGCCAACATTTTGATAGACACAGGATTGAAGAGAAATGTCGCAAAGACGTTAGTATATCTGGCAAACGTAGACGAGGCGACGTCCAGACATATAGAGATGGGCGCGGACCTTAGGCAACCTGAAGTGAGCATCGCGATGCGAAAACTCATGGAAGAGAATTGGGTGGATGTGCGCGATATCAAGAAGAAGGGCAAAGGTAGACCTCTGAAATGTTACAAATTGGCCTTTTCGATTCAGGATATCATCTCGAATATAGAGAATCTGAAACAGATGCAGGCAGAGAACGACCTGAAAAACATCCGTAAACTTCAAGAGTTAAGTGTTCGGTTTACCCAGAATAAACCATAG
- the rpiA gene encoding ribose-5-phosphate isomerase RpiA codes for MKVDDGKKIAGKSAAELVKDGMAIGLGTGSTVAHVIQRLGELVKGGLNIVAVPTSYQTEMLVIRAGIPLTSLWVHTSLDIAIDGADQVDPELNLIKGRGAAHTREKIVAYSATRFVIAVDEGKIVDVLNCPVPLEVLPYARKLVEIQVTKLGGTHSLRLAQKKDGPIITDNGNFIIDADFGEISDPQRLDEVLSFIPGIVEHGIFTNADEVHVGGKGGLRILKR; via the coding sequence ATGAAAGTGGATGACGGGAAAAAAATAGCAGGAAAATCCGCGGCGGAACTGGTTAAAGACGGCATGGCAATAGGGCTGGGCACAGGTTCGACTGTTGCCCATGTGATTCAACGATTGGGCGAATTGGTCAAGGGTGGCTTGAACATCGTCGCAGTTCCTACATCATATCAAACTGAAATGCTGGTGATACGGGCAGGAATCCCGCTTACCTCTTTATGGGTGCACACGTCACTTGATATCGCGATAGATGGGGCAGACCAGGTCGACCCAGAGCTGAATTTAATTAAGGGCAGGGGCGCCGCACATACGCGCGAAAAGATAGTGGCATATTCTGCAACAAGATTTGTGATAGCAGTCGACGAGGGGAAAATCGTGGACGTATTGAATTGTCCCGTTCCGCTGGAAGTGTTGCCGTACGCACGAAAATTAGTAGAAATTCAAGTGACAAAATTGGGTGGAACTCATAGCTTGCGGTTGGCACAGAAAAAAGATGGGCCGATAATTACCGATAATGGTAATTTCATAATCGATGCAGATTTTGGAGAAATATCGGATCCTCAAAGATTGGACGAAGTGCTCTCATTCATTCCAGGCATTGTCGAGCATGGCATTTTCACAAATGCAGATGAAGTTCATGTCGGAGGGAAGGGCGGACTGCGTATCCTGAAGCGATGA
- a CDS encoding flavodoxin domain-containing protein — MKKLTMTKDFNGAVEDIVEIIMTKVLVTYYSKSGSTKKLAMAVSDGVKDAGGTVTLKSVNEVDVAELPTYDGIIIGSPVYFGTMAAEVKKLIDESISIRRKLEGKVGAAFVTSRHRTGGKETTLLSILEAMLVHGMIVIGDPIETGGHYGAAGDGKEVDEQAQKEARGLGRRVVNIAEKLSNNLLKKG, encoded by the coding sequence ATGAAAAAACTTACCATGACAAAAGATTTTAATGGTGCGGTAGAAGATATTGTGGAGATAATCATGACCAAAGTACTCGTGACGTATTATTCGAAGAGCGGAAGCACCAAAAAACTCGCAATGGCAGTGTCGGATGGCGTTAAGGATGCAGGAGGGACAGTAACGCTGAAGAGCGTGAACGAAGTAGATGTCGCAGAACTGCCAACATATGACGGAATCATCATCGGCTCTCCTGTCTATTTCGGCACCATGGCGGCAGAGGTAAAGAAATTGATAGACGAATCCATCAGCATCCGCAGGAAACTCGAAGGCAAAGTCGGGGCGGCGTTCGTCACATCAAGGCACCGAACAGGGGGCAAGGAGACAACGCTGCTGTCCATCTTGGAGGCTATGCTGGTGCATGGAATGATCGTCATCGGCGACCCCATAGAAACCGGAGGGCATTACGGTGCAGCTGGAGATGGAAAAGAAGTAGATGAACAGGCACAAAAAGAGGCGCGTGGCCTCGGAAGGCGAGTTGTAAACATCGCAGAGAAGCTATCGAATAACCTTTTAAAAAAAGGTTAA
- a CDS encoding ATP-grasp domain-containing protein, whose amino-acid sequence MRILVAEFAVGTGLTGPIFFEGRAMLNTLVRSFRRIGHEVVSTEGDFRQSIEDLSKDCDAGLVIAPDDILHEFTRIIEDNTVNLGCSSSVVRLCADKLRTSEKLSRAGISVPRIDSDDCPRYVIKPRYGCASEDVFVVSDFVQKEGCITTEYIDGEHLSVSLIIGSSALPLTVNKQLVEIDHRIQYMGGIVPHYVPQWKEVINAAVKSAQILSCTGYVGVDIVLDDKPYVVDVNPRATTSIIGVSRVIDREIADLILRARFGKLPDDVQISGSYSFTKRELEAL is encoded by the coding sequence ATGAGAATATTAGTCGCAGAATTTGCAGTGGGCACGGGGCTGACGGGACCCATTTTCTTCGAGGGTCGTGCCATGCTGAACACTCTGGTGAGAAGTTTCAGGCGCATTGGCCATGAAGTTGTATCAACTGAAGGTGACTTCAGGCAAAGCATCGAAGACCTCTCAAAGGACTGTGATGCAGGGCTCGTCATCGCGCCAGACGACATCCTCCATGAATTTACCCGCATCATCGAAGATAACACGGTTAACCTTGGATGTTCGTCCAGCGTTGTGAGATTGTGTGCTGATAAGTTGAGGACATCGGAAAAATTATCGCGCGCCGGTATTTCGGTTCCCAGAATCGATTCCGATGACTGCCCCAGATACGTGATAAAGCCAAGATACGGTTGCGCATCCGAAGACGTCTTCGTGGTCTCGGATTTCGTGCAAAAAGAGGGTTGCATTACCACTGAATATATAGATGGTGAACATCTGAGCGTCAGTCTCATCATCGGCAGTTCCGCGCTTCCATTGACCGTTAACAAACAATTGGTCGAAATTGACCATAGGATTCAATACATGGGAGGAATCGTTCCTCATTATGTCCCCCAATGGAAAGAAGTCATAAATGCTGCAGTAAAAAGCGCTCAAATATTGAGCTGTACTGGGTATGTGGGGGTGGACATCGTCCTGGATGACAAACCATATGTCGTAGATGTGAACCCAAGGGCGACCACATCAATTATCGGTGTTAGCAGGGTCATCGACCGTGAAATCGCAGATCTGATACTGAGAGCGCGGTTCGGCAAGCTGCCAGATGACGTCCAGATTAGCGGCTCATATTCGTTTACAAAAAGAGAGCTGGAGGCATTATGA
- a CDS encoding hydantoinase/oxoprolinase family protein has translation MIIGIDVGGANTKISSADGSIAESYYLPLWKNKDIKSLLEGGLRPKYTGADAVGVVMTGELADCFASKGNGVRFIADAILSVFDDVHFLDANGTFVSDVSEAIASTNWVASANLISTEFPDALFMDIGSTTSDIIPIMDGVPMAAKTDFERLKRNELVYSGILRTNVATILDRVMLDVPCRISSELFAITADVYSVLGEISEDDYTCETADGAGKDAESAMRRLARVVCCDMKEISPQELRQIAKQIKEHQVQSLVDAVLNVCGRFDCGVVIAGGLGEFLAEDVARRVGLKYISLSNRYGKKVSSIFPAYAVARLLETSRRVNPSTCHDLNMGKS, from the coding sequence ATGATCATAGGCATTGACGTCGGCGGAGCCAACACAAAAATATCCTCGGCAGATGGTTCAATCGCGGAGTCTTATTACCTGCCCCTCTGGAAAAATAAGGATATTAAGTCCCTGCTCGAAGGCGGTCTTCGACCCAAGTACACTGGTGCAGACGCTGTCGGCGTGGTGATGACAGGTGAACTCGCTGATTGTTTTGCGTCCAAGGGCAACGGAGTTCGATTTATCGCAGATGCCATTCTCTCCGTGTTCGATGATGTCCATTTTCTCGATGCAAACGGCACTTTTGTATCCGACGTCTCAGAAGCGATAGCATCGACAAATTGGGTAGCATCCGCCAATTTAATCAGTACCGAGTTCCCCGACGCTTTATTTATGGACATAGGAAGCACTACAAGTGATATAATACCGATAATGGATGGCGTTCCAATGGCGGCCAAGACCGATTTCGAACGGCTGAAACGAAATGAGCTGGTGTACTCAGGCATTCTAAGGACGAATGTCGCCACCATATTGGACCGGGTAATGCTGGATGTGCCGTGTAGAATATCCTCTGAACTATTCGCAATAACTGCAGATGTGTATTCGGTGCTGGGCGAGATATCAGAAGACGATTATACCTGTGAGACGGCTGACGGCGCTGGCAAGGACGCCGAATCTGCGATGCGCAGACTTGCTAGAGTCGTTTGTTGTGACATGAAGGAGATATCGCCACAGGAACTAAGACAAATCGCAAAGCAGATAAAAGAGCATCAGGTGCAGAGTCTGGTAGATGCCGTCCTCAATGTATGCGGAAGATTTGATTGCGGAGTCGTCATCGCCGGAGGTTTGGGAGAATTTCTCGCAGAGGATGTTGCACGACGAGTGGGTCTGAAATATATCAGCCTATCAAATCGATACGGAAAGAAGGTTTCTTCGATTTTTCCAGCATATGCTGTAGCCAGACTGTTGGAAACGTCTCGAAGAGTTAATCCGTCAACATGCCATGACCTCAACATGGGTAAATCTTAA
- a CDS encoding zinc finger domain-containing protein, translated as MVSTKAENCISCAVKLTGTGFTRFPCPDCGEAIGRCAKCRGQSNPYKCPTCGFTGP; from the coding sequence ATGGTATCAACAAAAGCAGAGAATTGCATATCATGTGCGGTGAAATTAACGGGCACTGGCTTTACTAGATTTCCATGTCCAGATTGTGGGGAAGCAATCGGCAGGTGTGCAAAGTGTCGAGGACAGAGCAATCCATACAAATGTCCAACGTGCGGATTTACCGGACCGTGA
- a CDS encoding elongation factor 1-beta has protein sequence MGEVAAKIKIMPQGIETDHERLKGDIKAAMPDGAKLYGITEEAIAFGLKALIATVIIDDVEGGTERIEEMFAKLDGVKSIQVIGLGLI, from the coding sequence ATGGGAGAAGTAGCAGCAAAAATCAAGATAATGCCTCAAGGTATAGAAACCGACCATGAAAGACTTAAGGGAGATATCAAAGCCGCCATGCCAGACGGTGCAAAGTTATACGGAATCACCGAGGAGGCGATAGCATTTGGGCTCAAGGCACTAATAGCAACGGTGATCATAGATGATGTAGAAGGGGGAACTGAAAGGATAGAGGAGATGTTTGCCAAATTGGATGGTGTAAAAAGCATACAGGTCATAGGCCTGGGTTTAATTTGA